In Populus trichocarpa isolate Nisqually-1 chromosome 16, P.trichocarpa_v4.1, whole genome shotgun sequence, a genomic segment contains:
- the LOC7469937 gene encoding nuclear transcription factor Y subunit A-10, whose product MTMKIKEHEGIVHNPSGQLSTVPWWSAFGSQTVTGESCGLLKALPVEQFAIGGEAATKQARMSTDQRLDKGNITQFTIFPGDCKTSGYGQKNLQAAISLQTALPEYRAHFDLGFGQPVICTKYPLVDQCYGVFSTFGPQISGRIMLPMSMTADDGPIYVNAKQYHGIMRRRKSRAKAVLENKSTNSRKPYMHYSRHLHAMRRPRGCGGRFLNTKELNEGKGTMEAKKAGDFQPSQATGSQNSEVLESGGATLNSSMEANGGGSIFSGSEVTSMYNRGELDLLQINRLGPTFHSFSGMMDRGHGIVMPSKWVAAADNCCNLK is encoded by the exons ATGACAATGAAAATCAAAGAACATGAAGGAATTGTCCATAATCCAAGTGGGCAGTTGTCAACAGTGCCATGGTGGTCTGCATTTGGGTCTCAAACTGTTACTGGTGAATCGTGTGGCCTATTGAAGGCTTTACCTGTAGAACAGTTTGCCATTGGAGGTGAAGCTGCGACTAAGCAGGCCAGGATGAGCACTGACCAAAGGCTAGATAAAGGGAATATTACTCAATTCACTATATTTCCAG GTGACTGCAAAACTTCTGGTTATGGACAGAAAAATCTTCAGGCAGCCATTTCATTGCAAACAGCTCTGCCAGAGTATCGTGCTCATTTTGACCTAGGATTTGGTCAGCCTGTG ATTTGCACAAAGTATCCTCTTGTGGATCAATGTTACGGAGTATTCTCAACTTTTGGACCTCAAATTTcg GGCCGAATTATGCTGCCAATGAGCATGACCGCAGATGATGGACCTATATATGTAAATGCTAAGCAGTATCATGGAATTATGAGGCGTAGGAAGTCCCGTGCAAAAGCTGTGCTGGAGAATAAATCGACCAACAGTCGTAAG CCCTATATGCACTATTCACGCCATCTCCATGCAATGCGCCGACCAAGGGGATGTGGTGGCCGTTTCTTGAATACAAAAGAGTTGAATGAAGGAAAAGGGACAATGGAGGCAAAGAAAGCTGGTGATTTTCAACCTTCTCAGGCAACTGGTTCTCAGAATTCTGAAGTCTTGGAATCAGGTGGAGCAACTTTGAACTCCTCAATGGAAGCAAATGGTGGTGGATCGATTTTCTCAGGATCAGAAGTGACTAGCATGTACAATAGGGGAGAACTTGACCTCCTTCAGATCAATCGTCTTGGGCCAACTTTCCATAGTTTCTCAGGCATGATGGACAGAGGACATGGCATTGTTATGCCCAGTAAGTGGGTTGCAGCAGCTGACAACTGCTGCAACTTAAAATAG
- the LOC7488081 gene encoding 33 kDa ribonucleoprotein, chloroplastic: MQIKNLIFLTTPKISSKHISNPPFLVNLSHRIKMSAFSVAASTITSSPLHTKLSKLSFTHSQLLIPSYFLSKPFLKPLKPLKLNSQNSNSLPHSHGTFAATFDNFEVETDENIAAQDDPQSETDEFDQEIVEEEEEEEDVVAIKAREEGKLYVGNLPYSMTSSELAEVFEEAGRVFGAEVICDRVTDRSRGFGFVTMESVEEAKEAIRMFNGSQVGGRTLRVNFPEVPRGGEREVMEPRIRSGYKGFIDSEHKIYAGNLGWRLTSEGLGDAFANQPGLLSAKVIYERDTGRSRGFGFVSFDSAENAEAALEAMNGEEVDGRPLRLNLAGERSYPPPAKENNTEDNLESSELLSSIGA, encoded by the exons ATGCAAATCAAAAACCTTATCTTTCTTACTACtccaaaaatatcatcaaaacatATTTCAAACCCTCCATTCCTTGTCAATTTGTCTCACAGAATAAAAATGTCAGCTTTCTCCGTGGCAGCTTCAACTATAACTTCCTCTCCATTACACACAAAGCTCTCAAAACTCTCCTTCACTCACTCACAGCTTCTAATCCCATCCTACTTCTTATCAAAACCCTTCCTTAAACCTCTAAAACCCCTCAAACTCAACAGCCAAAACTCCAATTCCCTCCCTCATTCCCATGGCACTTTTGCTGccacttttgacaattttgaaGTTGAAACAGATGAAAACATCGCAGCTCAAGATGACCCACAAAGTGAAACAGACGAATTTGACCAGGaaattgtagaagaagaagaagaagaagaagatgtggTGGCGATCAAAGCAAGAGAAGAAGGGAAGCTTTATGTGGGCAATTTACCATATTCTATGACCTCTTCGGAATTGGCTGAGGTTTTTGAGGAAGCTGGTCGTGTTTTTGGTGCTGAG GTTATTTGTGATCGAGTTACGGATAGGAGCAGGGGCTTTGGGTTTGTTACAATGGAAAGTGTTGAAGAAGCTAAAGAAGCTATTCGGATGTTCAATGGATCA CAAGTTGGAGGTCGAACTTTGAGGGTTAACTTTCCAGAAGTACCAAGGGGAGGTGAGAGGGAGGTAATGGAGCCAAGGATACGGAGTGGCTACAAGGGCTTTATAGACAGTGAGCACAAGATATATGCAGGAAACCTTGGATGGCGCCTCACTTCTGAAGGTCTTGGAGATGCATTTGCCAACCAGCCAGGCTTATTAAGTGCCAAAGTCATCTACGAGAGAGACACGGGGAGATCTCGCGGTTTTGGCTTTGTGTCCTTTGACTCTGCAGAGAATGCAGAAGCTGCTTTAGAAGCCATGAACGGAGAG GAGGTTGATGGGCGGCCTTTGCGATTGAATTTGGCTGGAGAAAGATCCTACCCTCCTCCAGCTAAGGAAAACAACACAGAAGACAATCTTGAGAGCAGTGAATTGTTGTCCAGCATTGGAGCCTGA